A section of the Oncorhynchus mykiss isolate Arlee unplaced genomic scaffold, USDA_OmykA_1.1 un_scaffold_161, whole genome shotgun sequence genome encodes:
- the LOC110517426 gene encoding stromal interaction molecule 2: protein MMLLLSPVLLLLFRVVLFEASQGIIQDSGYYHHNDPEFGLTFAGQRTVFDSTDPCLVVSPPCMNEADRYSLEGLRNIHREMDDDQDGGIEVEESVEFIIEDMKQQPTNKHSRLHREDQHITIEELWRGWKFSEVHNWTQDEVLRWLREFVELPQYEKNFKDFRVNGNTLPRIAANEPSFLSGQLKIVDQRDKQKLNIKALDAVLFGAPIRPPHNYMKDLLLIVSVMMGVGGCWFSQVQNKASKVHISKMMKDLESLQSAELSLRELQEQLEQAQEEKRSVAEEKQNLEEKMRDEIMGAQEEAHRLHRLRAGAVSQLSRLRYAEEELEQVRGALKKAEKDMMAYWSVPEALQLWLQLTHEVEVQYYNIKKHSAELQLNTAKEEAEKIKKKRSSLMGTFHVAHSSSLDDVDTKILEAKNALSEVTACLRERLHRWQQIERLCGFPLLRNSGLASLTATLYSDSNWVAMPRVSVPAFPSCHETIQGSLEDLMEDPSASILVPPMKRSPRSRGSTSTVCRQRRSGHASPSSSSSSYSDPDILIPIHTTLPCFEEEEQIFINAQWRGDSQVIYSDRTPPVSRRSSEPSGTESPVCKISREELEASLDEATLKTSSKDEPDYSSVDNSAPRKMQRVKSETSMDPPADAAATKVLGRSIDNVSRKSFRDECHEVPLETHVSKKRSLLSRDVIGVSLDTGSRQMMRESWGEASFNNSMRGRPREEMVAAVGTPTRRISREEVDFLADGAQRRMAMARDKLTLHLDSNSSHKMLSKKMEFPVEPPSAATRKISIDEHHEMCSHTSRRTNSDKVDRSIDTPTGKIYPDRVDSTPEIPKRRISREEYTVSSQVVHDPQVLDWGQFGQPDLTLSTPWKQTQTPDPYTSDHLTELVYDGILEKSCITPATTPDLPQRITEGREREGNPPVPPPRSSRSLNTLPPEMRGERHQKDKDKSTKSSKLKSLFKKRKDHTPELPQGGLNNL from the exons ATGATGTTGCTCCTTTCCCCGGTTCTCCTCCTTCTGTTCCGCGTGGTCTTATTCGAGGCTTCGCAGGGAATCATCCAGGACAGCGGCTACTATCACCACAATGACCCGGAATTCGGACTCACATTTGCCGGCCAAAGAACGGTGTTCGACTCGACAG ACCCATGCCTGGTGGTGTCACCTCCCTGTATGAACGAGGCCGACCGATACAGTCTGGAGGGACTGAGGAACATCCACAGAGAGATGGATGACGAccaggatggagggatagaggtggaggagagCGTGGAG ttcatcATCGAAGACATGAAACAGCAGCCGACCAACAAACACAGCCGTCTTCACAGAGAGGACCAGCACATCACCATAGAGGAACTGTGGAGGGGCTGGAAGTTCTCAGAAG tcCATAACTGGACTCAGGATGAGGTGTTGAGGTGGCTCAGGGAGTTTGTAGAGCTGCCCCAGTACGAGAAGAACTTTAAAGACTTCAGAGTCAACGGCAACACCCTCCCCAG GATAGCAGCCAATGAGCCGTCGTTCCTGAGTGGCCAGCTGAAGATCGTGGaccagagagacaaacagaaacTCAACATCAAGGCTCTGGACGCGGTGCTGTTTGGTGCTCCTATAC gcccACCCCATAACTACATGAAGGACTTGTTGCTGATAGTTTCTGTGATGATGGGTGTAGGAGGCTGCTGGTTCTCTCAGGTCCAGAACAAAGCTTCCAAAGTCCACATCTCCAAGATGATGAAGGACCTGGAGAGTCTACAGAGTGCTGAGCTCAGCCTCAGAGAACTACAGGAACA GCTGGAGCAGGCCCAGGAGGAGAAGCGTAGCGTGGCAGAGGAGAAACAGAACCTGGAGGAGAAGATGAGGGATGAGATCATGGGAGCCCAGGAGGAGGCGCACAGACTCCATCGGCTCAGAGCTGGAGCCGTCAGTCAACTGAGTAGACTGAGATACGCAGAGGAGGAGCTGGAGCAG GTTCGGGGAGCATtaaagaaggcagagaaggaCATGATGGCGTACTGGTCTGTCCCGGAGGCCCTACAGCTCTGGCTACAGCTGACCCACGAGGTGGAGGTGCAGTACTACAACATCAAGAAGCACAGCGCTGAGCTGCAGCTCAACACAGCCAAGGAAGAG GCAGAAAAGATCAAGAAGAAGAGGAGTTCCCTCATGGGGACATTCCACGTGGCTCACAGCTCCTCACTGGACGATGTTGACACCAAGATCCTGGAGgccaa GAACGCCCTATCAGAAGTCACGGCCTGCCTACGGGAGCGTCTCCACCGCTGGCAACAGATAGAGCGTCTGTGTGGTTTCCCTCTCCTCAGGAACTCTGGCCTGGCCAGCCTGACAGCCACACTGTATTCAGACTCTAACTGGGTGGCGATGCCCAGGGTGTCTGTACCCGCCTTCCCTTCCTGTCATGAAACAATACAAGGCTCTCTGGAGGATCTGATGGAAGACCCCTCAGCATCCATCTTAG ttccACCAATGAAGCGCTCCCCTCGCTCTCGTGGCTCTACCTCCACCGTGTGTCGTCAACGGCGTTCTGGACAcgcctccccttcctcttcctcatcctcctacTCTGACCCCGATATCCTGATCCCTATCCACACCACGCTCCCCTGCTTCGAGGAAGAGGAGCAGATCTTCATCAACGCCCAGTGGAGGGG aGATTCTCAGGTAATTTATTCTGACAGGACCCCTCCTGTCAGCAGAAGGTCATCAGAACCTTCCGGAACGGAATCCCCCGTTTGTAAGATATCTAGAGAAGAACTGGAAGCTTCCTTGGATGAAGCCACATTGAAGACATCATCTAAAGACGAGCCGGACTATTCTTCTGTGGACAACAGTGCTCCAAGGAAAATGCAAAGAGTCAAAAGTGAGACTTCCATGGACCCCCCCGCCGACGCAGCAGCCACAAAGGTCTTGGGTCGTTCGATAGACAACGTCTCAAGGAAGTCATTCAGAGACGAGTGTCACGAGGTTCCGTTGGAGACTCACGTCTCAAAGAAGAGGTCTCTTCTATCTAGAGACGTGATCGGTGTGTCTCTGGACACCGGCTCCAGGCAGATGatgagagagagctggggagaaGCCTCATTCAACAACTCCATGAGAGGAAGACCCAGAGAAGAAATGGTGGCGGCCGTTGGAACCCCAACGAGAAGGATATCCCGAGAGGAGGTGGACTTCTTAGCCGACGGCGCTCAGAGGAGGATGGCGATGGCCAGAGACAAACTGACCCTTCATCTGGACAGCAACTCTTCTCACAAGATGCTCAGTAAGAAGATGGAGTTCCCAGTGGAACCACCATCTGCCGCCACGAGGAAGATATCGATAGACGAACACCATGAGATGTGCTCTCACACTAGCAGACGAACAAACAGCGATAAGGTTGACAGATCCATAGACACTCCCACTGGGAAGATCTACCCGGACAGGGTCGACAGTACCCCAGAAATCCCCAAACGGAGGATATCCAGGGAGGAGTATACGGTGTCGTCCCAGGTGGTTCACGATCCCCAGGTTTTGGATTGGGGTCAGTTCGGACAACCTGACCTCACCTTGTCCACACCATGGAAACAAACCCAGACACCTGACCCTTATACCTCCGACCACCTGACCGAACTGGTGTATGACGGTATTCTGGAGAAGTCCTGTATCACCCCAGCAACGACCCCTGACCTGCCCCAGAGGATCACGgaaggaagagagcgagaagggaaTCCTCCTGTGCCGCCCCCGAGGAGCAGCCGGTCCCTAAACACGTTGCCCCCGGAGATGAGAGGCGAGAGGCACCAAAAGGACAAAGACAAAAGCACGAAGTCGTCCAAACTCAAGAGCCTTTTTAAGAAGAGGAAAGATCATACCCCAGAACTGCCACAAGGGGGCCTGAACAATCTCTGA
- the LOC118947553 gene encoding uncharacterized protein LOC118947553 isoform X3: protein MIPGCCYDTRLEQAQYVVVAMIPGCCYDTRLEQAQYVVVAMIPGCCYDTRLEQAQYVVVAMIPGCCYDTRLEQAQYVVVAMIPGCCYDTRLEQAQYVVVAMIPGCCYDTRLEQAQYVVVAMIPGCCYDTRLEQAQYVVVAMIPGCCYDTRLEQAQYVVVAMIPGCCYDTRLEQAQYVVVAMIPGCCYDTRLEQAQYVVVAMTPGCCYDTRLLL from the exons ATGATACCAGGCTGTTGCTATGACACCAGGCTGGAGCAGGCCCAGTATGTG GTTGTTGCTATGATACCAGGCTGTTGCTATGACACCAGGCTGGAGCAGGCCCAGTATGTGGTTGTTGCTATGATACCCGGCTGTTGCTATGACACCAGGCTGGAGCAGGCCCAGTATGTGGTTGTTGCTATGATACCAGGCTGTTGCTATGACACCAGGCTGGAGCAGGCCCAGTATGTG GTTGTTGCTATGATACCAGGCTGTTGCTATGACACCAGGCTGGAGCAGGCCCAGTATGTGGTTGTTGCTATGATACCCGGCTGTTGCTATGACACCAGGCTGGAGCAGGCCCAGTATGTG GTTGTTGCTATGATACCAGGCTGTTGCTATGACACCAGGCTGGAGCAGGCCCAGTATGTGGTTGTTGCTATGATACCCGGCTGTTGCTATGACACCAGGCTGGAGCAGGCCCAGTATGTGGTTGTTGCTATGATACCAGGCTGTTGCTATGACACCAGGCTGGAGCAGGCCCAGTATGTG GTTGTTGCTATGATACCAGGCTGTTGCTATGACACCAGGCTGGAGCAGGCCCAGTATGTGGTTGTTGCTATGACACCAGGCTGTTGCTATGACACCAGGTTGTTGCTATGA
- the LOC118947553 gene encoding uncharacterized protein LOC118947553 isoform X1 — protein sequence MIPGCCYDTRLEQAQYVVVAMIPGCCYDTRLEQAQYVVVAMIPGCCYDTRLEQAQYVVVAMIPGCCYDTRLEQAQYVVVAMIPGCCYDTRLEQAQYVVVAMIPGCCYDTRLEQAQYVVVAMIPGCCYDTRLEQAQYVVVAMIPGCCYDTRLEQAQYVVVAMIPGCCYDTRLEQAQYVVVAMIPGCCYDTRLEQAQYVVVAMIPGCCYDTRLEQAQYVVVAMTPGCCYDTRLLL from the exons ATGATACCAGGCTGTTGCTATGACACCAGGCTGGAGCAGGCCCAGTATGTG GTTGTTGCTATGATACCAGGCTGTTGCTATGACACCAGGCTGGAGCAGGCCCAGTATGTGGTTGTTGCTATGATACCCGGCTGTTGCTATGACACCAGGCTGGAGCAGGCCCAGTATGTGGTTGTTGCTATGATACCAGGCTGTTGCTATGACACCAGGCTGGAGCAGGCCCAGTATGTG GTTGTTGCTATGATACCAGGCTGTTGCTATGACACCAGGCTGGAGCAGGCCCAGTATGTGGTTGTTGCTATGATACCCGGCTGTTGCTATGACACCAGGCTGGAGCAGGCCCAGTATGTGGTTGTTGCTATGATACCAGGCTGTTGCTATGACACCAGGCTGGAGCAGGCCCAGTATGTG GTTGTTGCTATGATACCAGGCTGTTGCTATGACACCAGGCTGGAGCAGGCCCAGTATGTGGTTGTTGCTATGATACCCGGCTGTTGCTATGACACCAGGCTGGAGCAGGCCCAGTATGTGGTTGTTGCTATGATACCAGGCTGTTGCTATGACACCAGGCTGGAGCAGGCCCAGTATGTG GTTGTTGCTATGATACCAGGCTGTTGCTATGACACCAGGCTGGAGCAGGCCCAGTATGTGGTTGTTGCTATGACACCAGGCTGTTGCTATGACACCAGGTTGTTGCTATGA
- the LOC118947553 gene encoding uncharacterized protein LOC118947553 isoform X4, whose translation MIPGCCYDTRLEQAQYVVVAMIPGCCYDTRLEQAQYVVVAMIPGCCYDTRLEQAQYVVVAMIPGCCYDTRLEQAQYVVVAMIPGCCYDTRLEQAQYVVVAMIPGCCYDTRLEQAQYVVVAMIPGCCYDTRLEQAQYVVVAMIPGCCYDTRLEQAQYVVVAMIPGCCYDTRLEQAQYVVVAMIPGCCYDTRLEQAQYVVVAMTPGCCYDTRLLL comes from the exons ATGATACCAGGCTGTTGCTATGACACCAGGCTGGAGCAGGCCCAGTATGTG GTTGTTGCTATGATACCAGGCTGTTGCTATGACACCAGGCTGGAGCAGGCCCAGTATGTGGTTGTTGCTATGATACCCGGCTGTTGCTATGACACCAGGCTGGAGCAGGCCCAGTATGTG GTTGTTGCTATGATACCAGGCTGTTGCTATGACACCAGGCTGGAGCAGGCCCAGTATGTGGTTGTTGCTATGATACCCGGCTGTTGCTATGACACCAGGCTGGAGCAGGCCCAGTATGTGGTTGTTGCTATGATACCAGGCTGTTGCTATGACACCAGGCTGGAGCAGGCCCAGTATGTG GTTGTTGCTATGATACCAGGCTGTTGCTATGACACCAGGCTGGAGCAGGCCCAGTATGTGGTTGTTGCTATGATACCCGGCTGTTGCTATGACACCAGGCTGGAGCAGGCCCAGTATGTGGTTGTTGCTATGATACCAGGCTGTTGCTATGACACCAGGCTGGAGCAGGCCCAGTATGTG GTTGTTGCTATGATACCAGGCTGTTGCTATGACACCAGGCTGGAGCAGGCCCAGTATGTGGTTGTTGCTATGACACCAGGCTGTTGCTATGACACCAGGTTGTTGCTATGA
- the LOC118947553 gene encoding uncharacterized protein LOC118947553 isoform X2: MIPGCCYDTRLEQAQYVVVAMIPGCCYDTRLEQAQYVVVAMIPGCCYDTRLEQAQYVVVAMIPGCCYDTRLEQAQYVVVAMIPGCCYDTRLEQAQYVVVAMIPGCCYDTRLEQAQYVVVAMIPGCCYDTRLEQAQYVVVAMIPGCCYDTRLEQAQYVVVAMIPGCCYDTRLEQAQYVVVAMIPGCCYDTRLEQAQYVVVAMTPGCCYDTRLLL, from the exons ATGATACCAGGCTGTTGCTATGACACCAGGCTGGAGCAGGCCCAGTATGTG GTTGTTGCTATGATACCAGGCTGTTGCTATGACACCAGGCTGGAGCAGGCCCAGTATGTGGTTGTTGCTATGATACCCGGCTGTTGCTATGACACCAGGCTGGAGCAGGCCCAGTATGTGGTTGTTGCTATGATACCAGGCTGTTGCTATGACACCAGGCTGGAGCAGGCCCAGTATGTG GTTGTTGCTATGATACCAGGCTGTTGCTATGACACCAGGCTGGAGCAGGCCCAGTATGTGGTTGTTGCTATGATACCCGGCTGTTGCTATGACACCAGGCTGGAGCAGGCCCAGTATGTGGTTGTTGCTATGATACCAGGCTGTTGCTATGACACCAGGCTGGAGCAGGCCCAGTATGTG GTTGTTGCTATGATACCAGGCTGTTGCTATGACACCAGGCTGGAGCAGGCCCAGTATGTGGTTGTTGCTATGATACCCGGCTGTTGCTATGACACCAGGCTGGAGCAGGCCCAGTATGTG GTTGTTGCTATGATACCAGGCTGTTGCTATGACACCAGGCTGGAGCAGGCCCAGTATGTGGTTGTTGCTATGACACCAGGCTGTTGCTATGACACCAGGTTGTTGCTATGA